In Pseudomonas hamedanensis, a single window of DNA contains:
- the typA gene encoding translational GTPase TypA: MIENLRNIAIIAHVDHGKTTLVDKLLRQSGTLERNELNDERVMDSNDQEKERGITILAKNTAINWNGYHINIVDTPGHADFGGEVERVMSMVDSVLLLVDAQDGPMPQTRFVTKKAFEAGLRPIVVINKVDRPGARPDWVLDQIFDLFDNLGATEEQLDFQVVYASALNGIAGLDHTAMAEDMTPLYQAVVDHVPPPAVDRDGPFQMQISALDYNSFLGVIGVGRIARGRVKPNTPVVAIGADGKRRNGRILKLMGHHGLHRVDVEEAAAGDIVCISGMDSLFISDTLCHPDTVEAMKPLTVDEPTVSMTFQVNDSPFCGKEGKFVTSRNIKDRLDKELLYNVALRVEEGDTADKFKVSGRGELHLSVLIETMRREGFELALGRPEVIIREVDGVKQEPFENVTIDIPEESQGKVMEEMGLRKGDLSNMVPDGKGRVRLEYNIPARGLIGFRNQFLTLTNGAGILTSIFDRYDTVKSGHMSGRQNGVLVSVETGKALTYSLETLQARGKLFVEHGQEIYNGQIVGQNSRDNDLGVNPTKGKKLDNMRASGKDETIALVPPVKFTLEQALEYIQEDELCEVTPKSIRLRKKILDESERTRAAKKAKA, translated from the coding sequence GTGATCGAAAATCTACGCAACATCGCCATCATTGCCCACGTTGACCATGGTAAGACCACCCTGGTAGACAAACTCCTGCGTCAATCCGGCACCCTGGAGCGCAACGAGCTCAACGACGAGCGCGTGATGGACTCCAACGACCAGGAAAAAGAGCGCGGTATTACCATCCTGGCGAAAAACACCGCCATCAACTGGAACGGCTACCACATCAACATCGTGGACACCCCGGGCCACGCCGACTTTGGCGGCGAAGTTGAACGCGTCATGTCGATGGTCGACTCCGTTCTGCTGCTGGTTGACGCTCAAGACGGCCCTATGCCGCAAACCCGTTTCGTGACCAAGAAGGCTTTCGAAGCCGGCCTGCGTCCAATCGTGGTGATCAACAAGGTTGACCGTCCAGGCGCGCGTCCGGACTGGGTTCTGGATCAGATCTTCGACCTGTTCGACAACCTCGGTGCTACCGAAGAACAACTGGACTTCCAGGTTGTTTACGCTTCGGCCCTGAACGGCATTGCCGGTCTGGACCACACCGCCATGGCGGAAGACATGACTCCGCTGTACCAAGCGGTCGTCGACCACGTTCCGCCTCCGGCCGTTGACCGTGACGGTCCGTTCCAGATGCAGATCTCCGCGCTGGACTACAACAGCTTCCTGGGTGTTATCGGTGTTGGCCGTATCGCTCGCGGTCGCGTCAAGCCGAACACTCCGGTTGTCGCGATCGGTGCCGATGGCAAGCGTCGCAACGGCCGTATCCTGAAGCTGATGGGTCACCACGGTCTGCACCGCGTTGACGTTGAAGAAGCTGCTGCCGGCGACATCGTCTGCATCAGCGGTATGGATTCGCTGTTCATCTCCGACACCCTGTGCCACCCGGACACGGTCGAGGCGATGAAGCCGCTGACCGTCGACGAGCCAACCGTTTCGATGACCTTCCAGGTTAACGATTCGCCTTTCTGCGGCAAGGAAGGCAAGTTCGTGACGTCCCGTAACATCAAGGACCGTCTGGACAAAGAGCTGCTGTACAACGTTGCACTGCGCGTTGAAGAAGGCGATACCGCTGACAAGTTCAAGGTTTCCGGCCGTGGTGAGCTGCACCTCTCGGTACTGATCGAAACCATGCGTCGCGAAGGCTTCGAACTGGCCCTGGGCCGTCCTGAAGTGATCATCCGTGAAGTTGACGGCGTCAAGCAGGAACCGTTCGAAAACGTCACCATCGACATCCCTGAAGAATCCCAGGGCAAGGTGATGGAAGAGATGGGCCTGCGTAAGGGCGATCTGAGCAACATGGTGCCGGATGGCAAGGGCCGTGTTCGTCTGGAATACAACATCCCTGCTCGCGGTCTGATCGGTTTCCGTAACCAGTTCCTGACCCTGACCAACGGCGCTGGCATCCTGACCTCGATCTTCGATCGTTACGACACCGTCAAGTCGGGCCACATGTCCGGCCGTCAGAACGGCGTTCTGGTTTCGGTTGAAACCGGCAAGGCACTGACCTACTCGCTGGAAACCCTGCAGGCTCGCGGCAAGCTGTTCGTAGAACACGGCCAGGAGATCTACAACGGTCAAATCGTTGGTCAGAACAGCCGTGACAACGACCTGGGCGTCAACCCTACCAAGGGCAAGAAGCTCGACAACATGCGTGCTTCGGGTAAAGACGAAACCATCGCTCTGGTTCCACCGGTGAAGTTCACCCTGGAACAGGCTCTGGAATACATCCAGGAAGACGAGCTGTGCGAAGTCACGCCTAAGTCGATCCGTCTTCGCAAGAAGATCCTCGACGAAAGCGAGCGTACCCGCGCTGCCAAGAAAGCCAAGGCGTAA
- the thiI gene encoding tRNA uracil 4-sulfurtransferase ThiI yields the protein MKLIVKVFPEITIKSRPVRTKFIRQLAKNIRTVLRDLDPAVVVSGVWDNLELETRVTDPKALKEMGERLTCMPGIAHFLQIDEYPLGDFDDITEKCKQHYGDALAGKIFSVRCKRAGKHPFSSMDVEKYVGSKLRRECGAAGIDLKAPQIEVRIEVRDKRLFVIHSQHNGIGGYPLGALEQTLVLMSGGFDSTVAAYQIMRRGLMAHFCFFNLGGRAHELGVMEVAHFIWKKYGSSQRVLFVSVPFEEVLGEILGKVDNSHMGVVLKRMMLRASSEIAERLHIDALVTGEAISQVSSQTLPNLSVIDCVTDKLVLRPLIVAHKQDIIDTANEIGTADFARHMPEYCGVISVNPKTAAKRGRVEHEEKEFDMAVLERALANAKLVPIDRVIDELGQDLQIEEVSEALAGQIVIDIRHPDAAEDDPLELAGIEVQTMPFYAVNARFKELDPTRQYLLYCDKGVMSRLHAHHLLSEGHANVRVYRPS from the coding sequence ATGAAACTAATCGTAAAAGTCTTCCCCGAGATCACCATCAAAAGCCGACCTGTCCGGACGAAGTTCATCCGCCAGTTGGCCAAGAACATCCGCACCGTGCTCCGTGACCTGGACCCGGCCGTGGTGGTGAGCGGTGTGTGGGACAATCTCGAACTGGAAACCCGCGTTACCGACCCCAAAGCCTTGAAAGAGATGGGCGAGCGCCTGACCTGCATGCCGGGCATTGCGCATTTTCTGCAGATCGACGAGTACCCGCTGGGCGACTTCGACGACATCACCGAAAAGTGCAAACAGCACTATGGCGATGCGCTGGCCGGGAAGATTTTCTCGGTGCGCTGCAAGCGTGCGGGCAAGCATCCTTTCAGCTCGATGGACGTCGAAAAGTACGTCGGCAGCAAGTTGCGTCGCGAGTGTGGCGCTGCCGGAATCGACCTCAAGGCGCCGCAAATCGAAGTCCGTATCGAAGTTCGCGACAAACGGTTGTTCGTGATCCACAGCCAGCACAACGGCATCGGCGGCTACCCGCTCGGTGCGCTGGAGCAGACGCTGGTGCTGATGTCCGGTGGGTTTGACTCCACCGTGGCGGCCTACCAGATCATGCGTCGCGGCCTGATGGCGCATTTCTGCTTCTTCAATCTGGGCGGGCGCGCCCATGAATTGGGCGTGATGGAAGTCGCGCATTTCATCTGGAAGAAGTACGGCAGCTCGCAACGCGTGCTATTTGTCAGTGTGCCGTTCGAGGAAGTGCTGGGCGAAATCCTCGGCAAAGTCGATAACAGTCATATGGGCGTGGTTTTGAAGCGTATGATGTTGCGCGCCTCGTCCGAGATTGCCGAACGCTTGCACATCGATGCGCTGGTCACTGGCGAGGCGATTTCCCAGGTGTCGAGCCAGACGCTGCCGAACCTGTCGGTGATCGACTGCGTGACCGACAAACTGGTCCTGCGTCCGCTGATCGTCGCGCACAAGCAGGACATCATCGACACGGCCAACGAGATCGGCACCGCCGATTTCGCCCGGCACATGCCGGAATACTGCGGGGTGATTTCGGTCAACCCAAAGACCGCCGCCAAGCGCGGTCGCGTCGAGCATGAAGAAAAAGAATTCGACATGGCGGTGCTCGAGCGTGCGCTCGCCAACGCCAAGCTGGTGCCGATCGATCGGGTGATCGACGAATTGGGCCAGGATTTGCAGATTGAAGAAGTCAGCGAAGCGCTGGCCGGTCAGATCGTGATCGACATCCGCCACCCGGATGCCGCCGAGGATGACCCGCTGGAACTCGCTGGCATAGAAGTACAGACGATGCCGTTCTATGCAGTGAACGCACGTTTCAAGGAACTGGACCCTACTCGCCAGTACCTGCTGTATTGCGACAAAGGCGTGATGAGTCGCCTGCATGCTCACCATTTGCTCAGTGAGGGGCATGCCAATGTGCGCGTTTATCGACCGAGCTAA
- the glnA gene encoding type I glutamate--ammonia ligase produces MSKTVQLIKDHDVKWIDLRFTDTKGTQHHVTMPARDALDEDFFEVGKMFDGSSIAGWKGIEASDMILMPVDETAVLDPFTEDATLILVCDIIEPSSMQGYDRDPRAIAKRAEEHLKATGIGDTVFAGPEPEFFIFDSVKFKSDISGSMFKIYSEQGSWMSDQDVEGGNKGHRPGVKGGYFPVPPFDHDHEIRTSMCNALEEMGLTVEVHHHEVATAGQNEIGVKFNTLVKKADETQTLKYVVHNVADAYGRTATFMPKPLYGDNGSGMHVHMSIWKDGKNTFAGEGYAGLSDTALYFIGGIIKHGKALNGFTNPATNSYKRLVPGFEAPVMLAYSARNRSASIRIPYVSSPKARRIEARFPDPAANPYLAFAALLMAGLDGIQNKIHPGDAADKNLYDLPPEEAKEIPQVCGSLKEALEELDKGRAFLTKGGVFSDDFIDAYIALKSEEEIKVRTFVHPLEYELYYSC; encoded by the coding sequence ATGTCGAAGACGGTTCAACTCATCAAAGATCATGACGTCAAGTGGATTGATCTGCGCTTCACGGACACCAAAGGCACTCAGCACCACGTGACCATGCCGGCTCGCGATGCGCTGGATGAAGACTTCTTCGAAGTCGGCAAAATGTTCGACGGCTCCTCCATCGCTGGCTGGAAAGGCATCGAAGCCTCCGACATGATCCTCATGCCGGTTGACGAAACCGCCGTTCTCGACCCGTTCACCGAAGACGCCACCCTGATCCTGGTGTGCGACATCATCGAACCTTCGAGCATGCAAGGCTACGACCGCGACCCACGTGCGATCGCCAAGCGCGCCGAAGAACACCTCAAAGCCACCGGTATCGGTGACACCGTGTTCGCAGGTCCAGAGCCTGAGTTCTTCATCTTTGACTCGGTGAAATTCAAGTCGGACATCTCCGGCTCGATGTTCAAGATCTACTCCGAGCAAGGTTCGTGGATGTCCGACCAGGACGTCGAAGGTGGCAACAAAGGCCACCGTCCAGGCGTCAAGGGCGGCTACTTCCCGGTTCCGCCGTTCGACCATGACCACGAAATCCGTACCTCCATGTGCAACGCGCTGGAAGAAATGGGCCTGACCGTCGAAGTTCACCACCACGAAGTGGCGACCGCCGGCCAGAACGAAATCGGCGTCAAGTTCAACACCCTGGTGAAGAAAGCCGACGAAACCCAGACCCTCAAGTACGTTGTGCACAACGTTGCTGACGCTTACGGCCGCACCGCGACCTTCATGCCGAAGCCACTGTACGGCGACAACGGCTCGGGCATGCACGTACACATGTCGATCTGGAAAGACGGCAAGAACACCTTCGCTGGCGAAGGCTATGCCGGTCTGTCCGATACCGCGCTGTACTTCATCGGCGGCATCATCAAGCACGGTAAGGCCCTGAACGGCTTCACCAACCCGGCGACCAACTCCTACAAGCGTCTGGTACCAGGCTTCGAAGCACCGGTCATGCTGGCCTACTCGGCTCGCAACCGTTCCGCTTCGATCCGTATTCCTTACGTGTCGAGCCCGAAAGCCCGCCGTATCGAAGCACGTTTCCCGGATCCGGCAGCCAACCCGTACCTGGCCTTCGCAGCACTGCTGATGGCCGGTCTGGACGGTATCCAGAACAAGATCCACCCAGGCGACGCTGCTGACAAAAACCTGTACGACCTGCCGCCTGAAGAGGCGAAAGAGATCCCACAAGTTTGCGGCAGCCTGAAAGAAGCCCTGGAAGAGCTGGACAAGGGCCGCGCGTTCCTGACCAAGGGCGGCGTGTTCTCCGACGACTTCATCGACGCTTACATCGCGCTGAAATCGGAAGAAGAAATCAAGGTTCGCACCTTCGTACACCCACTGGAATATGAGCTGTACTACAGCTGCTGA
- a CDS encoding DUF4124 domain-containing protein codes for MGRTLLFLLLLTALPAVAQIYKYTDANGNTAYSNQPPDGVQAQPVELPPLNRVEPQTPAAAPAPAAAERQAPRNAYEILELAGLPGDEALRANNGTFTVTVLIKPRLQPPHQLRLVLDEQPYGQPSNVPVLQLVNIDRGEHRLAVQVIDGQTVIQQSAPAVFTVQRVHTP; via the coding sequence ATGGGTCGCACCTTGCTCTTCCTTCTGCTGCTGACCGCCCTGCCCGCCGTCGCGCAGATCTACAAGTACACCGACGCCAACGGCAATACCGCGTACAGCAATCAGCCGCCGGACGGCGTGCAGGCACAACCGGTCGAGCTGCCGCCGCTCAATCGGGTCGAGCCGCAAACGCCGGCTGCGGCACCTGCGCCCGCCGCCGCCGAGCGCCAGGCGCCGCGCAATGCCTATGAGATTCTCGAGCTGGCCGGCCTGCCCGGCGATGAAGCCCTGCGCGCCAACAACGGCACCTTCACCGTCACTGTACTGATCAAGCCGCGCCTGCAACCGCCGCATCAGCTAAGGCTGGTACTCGACGAACAACCCTATGGCCAGCCAAGCAATGTGCCGGTTCTGCAATTGGTGAATATTGATCGCGGCGAGCATCGACTGGCCGTACAGGTGATCGACGGGCAAACCGTCATCCAGCAGAGCGCGCCCGCCGTCTTCACCGTGCAGCGGGTGCATACGCCATGA
- a CDS encoding DUF4124 domain-containing protein, with protein MRVLWLVLCCLALPATAQVFTYVDAQGNRVYTDQPRANAQRVPIATSNSMSAPTATAPSAPARKPAQQPPFHYDMLRILIPEPDATIRNSAGELIVSVTSEPGLQSGHRYRLLLDGKSTGEPGLSPVFPLANIDRGSHNLSIEILDAQGRTIERTANQPFHMLRISLAQKRQVKPCVADDYGVRPECPLKDKPPEPKNPFLRFF; from the coding sequence ATGAGGGTTTTATGGCTGGTCCTCTGCTGCCTGGCCCTGCCCGCTACGGCGCAAGTCTTCACCTACGTCGACGCCCAAGGCAATCGTGTCTACACCGATCAGCCGCGAGCCAACGCCCAGCGGGTGCCGATCGCGACCAGTAATAGCATGTCGGCGCCAACCGCCACTGCGCCGAGCGCCCCGGCCAGAAAACCAGCGCAACAGCCGCCGTTCCACTACGACATGCTGCGCATTCTGATCCCCGAACCCGACGCGACGATTCGCAACAGCGCCGGGGAACTGATCGTCAGCGTCACCAGCGAACCCGGCCTGCAGAGCGGTCATCGCTATCGCCTGCTGCTGGACGGCAAAAGTACCGGTGAGCCTGGACTCAGCCCGGTGTTCCCGCTGGCCAACATCGATCGTGGCAGTCATAACCTCTCGATCGAAATTCTCGACGCCCAGGGGCGGACGATCGAGCGCACGGCCAACCAGCCTTTCCACATGCTGCGTATCTCCCTGGCGCAGAAACGCCAGGTCAAACCCTGCGTTGCCGATGACTATGGCGTGCGTCCCGAATGCCCGCTGAAAGACAAACCGCCCGAGCCGAAAAACCCCTTCCTGCGTTTCTTCTAA
- the glnL gene encoding nitrogen regulation protein NR(II): MTISDAIHRLLLDNLTTATILLDAELRLEYMNPAAEMLLAVSGQRSHGQFISELFTESPEALNSLRQAVEQAHPFTKREAMLTALTGQTLTVDYAVTPILSNGATLLLLEVHPRDRLLRITKEEAQLSKQETSKMLVRGLAHEIKNPLGGIRGAAQLLARELPEESLRDYTNVIIEEADRLRNLVDRMLGSNKLPSLAMCNVHEVLERVCHLVEAESQGCITLVRDYDPSIPDVLIDREQMIQAVLNIVRNAMQAISSQNELRLGRISLRTRAMRQFTIGHIRHRLVTKIEIIDNGPGIPAELQETIFFPMVSGRPDGTGLGLAITQNIISQHQGLIECESHPGHTTFSIFLPLEQGATST; encoded by the coding sequence ATGACCATAAGCGACGCAATCCACCGTTTGCTGCTCGACAACCTGACCACGGCGACCATCCTGCTCGATGCCGAACTGCGCCTTGAGTACATGAACCCGGCGGCAGAAATGCTCCTGGCCGTGAGCGGCCAGCGCAGCCACGGACAATTCATCAGCGAGCTGTTTACCGAATCCCCCGAGGCGCTCAATTCTCTGCGCCAGGCCGTGGAGCAGGCGCACCCGTTCACCAAGCGCGAAGCGATGCTCACTGCCCTTACCGGACAGACCCTGACGGTGGATTACGCGGTAACGCCGATCCTGAGTAACGGCGCGACTTTGCTGCTGCTGGAAGTTCATCCCCGGGACCGCTTGCTGCGCATCACCAAAGAAGAGGCGCAACTGTCCAAGCAGGAAACCAGCAAGATGCTGGTGCGCGGCCTCGCCCACGAAATCAAGAATCCGCTCGGCGGCATCCGTGGCGCCGCGCAACTGCTGGCCCGCGAGCTGCCGGAAGAAAGCCTGCGCGACTACACCAACGTGATCATCGAAGAGGCCGACCGTCTGCGCAATCTGGTCGACCGCATGCTCGGCTCGAACAAACTGCCGTCATTGGCAATGTGCAACGTCCACGAAGTGCTGGAGCGCGTCTGCCATCTGGTCGAAGCCGAAAGCCAAGGCTGCATCACCCTGGTGCGCGATTACGATCCAAGCATTCCCGACGTATTGATCGACCGCGAACAGATGATCCAGGCCGTTTTGAATATCGTGCGCAACGCCATGCAGGCGATCAGCAGCCAGAACGAACTGCGCCTGGGCCGCATCAGTCTGCGCACCCGCGCCATGCGCCAGTTCACCATTGGCCACATCCGCCATCGTCTGGTGACCAAGATCGAGATTATCGACAACGGCCCGGGCATCCCGGCGGAACTGCAGGAAACCATTTTCTTTCCGATGGTCAGCGGTCGTCCGGACGGTACCGGGCTGGGCCTGGCCATTACCCAGAACATCATCAGTCAGCACCAGGGCCTGATCGAGTGTGAGAGCCATCCAGGCCACACCACCTTCTCGATCTTTCTGCCACTGGAACAAGGAGCCACATCGACATGA
- the ntrC gene encoding nitrogen regulation protein NR(I), whose translation MSRSETVWIVDDDRSIRWVLEKALQQEGMTTQSFDSADGVMSRLARQQPDVIISDIRMPGASGLDLLARIREQHPRLPVIIMTAHSDLDSAVASYQGGAFEYLPKPFDVDEAVSLVKRANQHAQEQQGLEVVPALTRTPEIIGEAPAMQEVFRAIGRLSHSNITVLINGESGTGKELVAHALHRHSPRAASPFIALNMAAIPKDLMESELFGHEKGAFTGAANLRRGRFEQADGGTLFLDEIGDMPADTQTRLLRVLADGEFYRVGGHVPVKVDVRIIAATHQNLETLVHAGKFREDLFHRLNVIRIHIPRLSDRREDIPTLAKHFLSRAAQELAVEPKLLKSETEEYLKNLPWGGNVRQLENTCRWITVMASGREVHISDLPPELLNLPQDSAPVTNWEQALRQWADQALARGQSSLLDSAVPAFERIMIETALKHTAGRRRDAAVLLGWGRNTLTRKIKELGMKVDGGDDDEGEEG comes from the coding sequence ATGAGCCGTAGTGAAACCGTGTGGATCGTCGATGACGACCGTTCTATCCGTTGGGTTCTGGAAAAGGCCTTGCAGCAGGAAGGCATGACCACCCAGAGTTTCGACAGCGCCGACGGCGTGATGAGTCGCCTGGCCCGGCAGCAGCCGGACGTGATTATTTCCGACATTCGCATGCCGGGTGCCAGTGGCCTGGACCTGCTGGCGCGGATCCGCGAGCAGCATCCACGGTTGCCGGTGATTATCATGACCGCGCACTCCGATCTGGACAGCGCTGTCGCTTCCTATCAGGGCGGCGCCTTCGAATACCTGCCCAAGCCCTTCGACGTGGATGAAGCGGTGTCGCTGGTCAAACGCGCCAACCAGCACGCGCAGGAGCAGCAAGGCCTGGAAGTCGTGCCCGCGCTGACCCGCACCCCGGAGATCATCGGCGAAGCGCCGGCGATGCAGGAAGTGTTTCGCGCCATCGGCCGCTTGAGCCACTCCAACATTACCGTGCTGATCAACGGCGAATCCGGCACCGGTAAAGAACTGGTTGCCCACGCCCTGCATCGTCACAGCCCGCGCGCGGCCTCGCCGTTCATCGCGCTGAACATGGCGGCGATTCCCAAGGACTTGATGGAGTCGGAGCTGTTCGGCCACGAGAAAGGCGCGTTCACCGGCGCGGCAAATCTGCGCCGCGGACGCTTCGAACAGGCTGACGGCGGCACGCTGTTCCTCGACGAAATTGGTGACATGCCCGCCGACACCCAGACGCGCCTGCTGCGGGTGCTGGCTGATGGCGAGTTCTATCGCGTCGGCGGTCATGTCCCGGTCAAGGTCGATGTGCGCATCATCGCGGCGACGCACCAGAATCTGGAAACCCTGGTTCACGCCGGGAAATTCCGTGAGGACTTGTTCCACCGCCTCAACGTGATCCGCATCCATATCCCGCGCCTGTCTGATCGTCGCGAAGACATCCCGACCCTGGCCAAACACTTCCTCAGCCGCGCCGCGCAGGAGCTGGCGGTCGAGCCGAAGCTGCTGAAAAGCGAAACCGAGGAATACCTGAAAAACCTGCCGTGGGGCGGCAACGTACGGCAGTTGGAGAATACTTGCCGCTGGATCACGGTGATGGCTTCCGGACGCGAAGTGCATATCAGCGACCTGCCGCCGGAACTGCTCAACCTGCCACAGGACTCGGCCCCGGTGACCAACTGGGAGCAGGCGCTACGCCAGTGGGCCGACCAGGCCCTGGCCCGCGGCCAGTCCAGTCTGCTCGACAGCGCAGTGCCGGCCTTCGAACGGATCATGATCGAGACGGCGCTGAAGCACACCGCCGGGCGTCGGCGTGATGCTGCGGTGCTGCTGGGTTGGGGGCGTAACACCCTGACGCGCAAGATCAAGGAACTGGGCATGAAGGTTGATGGTGGGGATGATGATGAGGGGGAAGAGGGTTAA
- a CDS encoding leucine-rich repeat domain-containing protein, whose product MPVKPPRGGSTRVDTEVYTHSNRNPDKDFSPAGTPGRDGTASSVRVDDSKLRSTSLGDDAGRDTILRTPMVEGRPQPRPAETLLFKYRSLEHYRLESATGLPDADSEGFRVHRNRQYVEVPDGGIVLVGVDLDTGLYRARLPSELLPSGPWLLRDIESGIWHPHSDFNARTNPLTDANLQAFRTGVDVSGAEPGSDGVIRHDGKLYVAINEQAYQVMQDLDASRPEYKTWRLVHPEDPVATDSANIYRASRSGETLAITRNERNTWVCILTGLRGGADGNAPADANPFNFHRPWLTGAAPSGGQAPVVVAATRAQVKRYFADVTDQHADDFIALFGEAADAEVELKRLQLEFPQLNREVTAWEAGYKGKDDAERSRRLAIGAKIRRLYKWQGESSEKVYREGRLVGFKLELDLGSRGNLALPGFSIRLESIVSLRLEGSPSRSLENLFSMFSHIESLDVRGFRGKSQELFAEINKLPALSVLMMQDSRLLLPANSEHFTRLTRLQELSLTNCSIWPTLSVQGMTELRVLRARSCDLLFVPLGLGDAPAASRLQVLDLYHNPELRHAPDVTHMSDLRILDLSYTDISAPPLGLGLQNGPSRLEILNLSQTPLAIAPSLQGMTALLEVDLSRTRINSFPDGVTPEIPRTRLDLANSLIRSIPETVELRTELDLTGALISDPASFRRLIAARRQTGKDFWLGKSSHDLVIDHWMRNIPQAQHAAKIALWGSLTHQTNIAMMKKIRDLIRTPEFLVERALLQRRVWSFLEHFEKASMGEQETLREIAFAEPSPGRMLERLEEETRKFDPTAQHQPLHHLPKRPRFD is encoded by the coding sequence ATGCCAGTAAAACCACCTCGCGGTGGCAGCACCCGCGTGGATACGGAGGTTTACACCCACTCGAACCGAAATCCGGACAAGGATTTTTCACCGGCTGGCACGCCCGGCCGCGATGGCACGGCCTCTTCGGTTCGTGTCGATGATTCGAAGCTGCGAAGCACCTCGCTCGGCGATGATGCAGGCCGGGATACGATCTTGCGGACACCGATGGTCGAAGGTCGCCCGCAGCCGCGGCCTGCTGAAACCCTTCTCTTCAAATACAGGTCGCTTGAGCATTACAGGCTGGAGTCAGCGACCGGACTGCCGGATGCCGACAGCGAAGGTTTCAGGGTGCACAGAAATCGCCAGTATGTGGAGGTGCCTGACGGTGGCATCGTTCTTGTCGGGGTGGACCTGGACACGGGGTTGTATCGCGCACGACTTCCCAGCGAGTTGCTGCCCTCCGGCCCATGGTTGCTGCGTGATATCGAGAGCGGCATCTGGCATCCGCACAGCGACTTCAATGCACGCACCAATCCTCTGACCGACGCAAACTTGCAAGCCTTTCGTACCGGAGTGGATGTCAGTGGTGCAGAACCGGGCAGCGACGGCGTGATACGACACGATGGCAAGCTCTATGTGGCCATCAATGAACAGGCGTATCAGGTGATGCAGGATCTTGATGCGTCCCGCCCGGAATACAAGACTTGGCGTCTGGTTCATCCCGAGGACCCCGTCGCCACAGACAGCGCGAATATTTACCGCGCCAGCCGTAGCGGTGAAACCCTTGCCATCACCCGGAACGAGCGGAACACCTGGGTTTGCATCCTCACAGGTTTGCGCGGCGGCGCGGACGGCAATGCCCCGGCAGATGCCAACCCGTTCAACTTTCATCGCCCCTGGCTCACCGGCGCGGCACCCTCGGGTGGGCAAGCGCCGGTCGTTGTCGCGGCCACGCGGGCGCAGGTCAAACGCTACTTTGCAGACGTGACGGATCAGCATGCCGATGATTTCATTGCGCTATTTGGTGAAGCGGCCGACGCAGAGGTGGAACTGAAGCGGCTCCAGCTTGAGTTTCCTCAACTGAACCGTGAGGTTACGGCTTGGGAGGCGGGTTATAAGGGCAAGGATGATGCAGAGCGTAGTCGGCGACTGGCAATAGGTGCCAAGATACGCCGGCTGTACAAGTGGCAGGGAGAGAGTTCGGAGAAAGTCTACCGTGAGGGGCGGCTGGTCGGCTTCAAGTTGGAACTTGACTTGGGAAGTCGAGGGAATCTGGCGCTACCGGGTTTTTCGATTCGACTTGAATCCATTGTCTCTCTTCGCCTGGAGGGCAGCCCCTCGAGAAGTCTGGAAAATTTATTCTCGATGTTTTCCCACATTGAATCCCTCGACGTGCGCGGATTCAGGGGCAAGAGCCAAGAGCTGTTTGCCGAGATCAATAAACTTCCTGCGTTGAGCGTATTGATGATGCAGGACAGCCGGCTCTTGCTGCCGGCCAATTCTGAACATTTCACGCGGTTGACCCGCTTGCAGGAGTTGAGCCTGACGAACTGCAGTATTTGGCCGACTCTTTCTGTGCAGGGAATGACCGAGTTGCGCGTCTTGCGCGCGCGTTCTTGTGATTTGCTCTTTGTGCCTCTCGGACTGGGTGATGCGCCCGCAGCGTCTCGGTTACAGGTGCTTGATCTTTACCATAATCCTGAATTGCGCCATGCGCCTGATGTCACCCACATGTCCGATTTGCGAATATTGGATCTGTCCTATACCGACATATCCGCGCCACCGCTCGGGCTCGGTTTGCAGAACGGTCCGTCGCGACTTGAGATATTGAACTTATCGCAAACTCCGCTTGCGATAGCACCCTCATTGCAGGGAATGACGGCGTTGCTGGAAGTCGATCTTAGCCGTACTCGGATAAATAGCTTCCCGGACGGCGTGACACCCGAAATTCCCAGGACACGTTTGGATCTGGCCAATAGCCTGATCAGATCTATCCCCGAAACCGTTGAACTCAGAACAGAGCTGGATCTGACCGGCGCGCTGATTTCTGACCCTGCCTCTTTTCGGCGGTTAATCGCTGCACGTCGGCAAACAGGTAAAGATTTCTGGTTGGGAAAATCCTCGCACGATCTGGTGATCGATCATTGGATGCGCAATATTCCACAGGCGCAACACGCCGCGAAAATTGCCCTTTGGGGCTCGCTGACCCACCAGACGAACATTGCGATGATGAAAAAAATCAGGGATCTGATCCGTACGCCTGAGTTCCTCGTCGAGCGCGCACTTTTGCAGCGCCGAGTCTGGTCCTTTCTTGAGCATTTCGAAAAGGCAAGTATGGGTGAGCAAGAAACTTTGCGAGAAATCGCGTTCGCTGAGCCCAGTCCAGGGAGAATGCTGGAAAGGCTCGAAGAGGAAACAAGAAAATTTGACCCAACGGCGCAACACCAGCCCTTGCATCATTTGCCCAAGCGGCCACGGTTTGATTAA